The following proteins come from a genomic window of Geomonas sp. RF6:
- a CDS encoding cobalt-precorrin-5B (C(1))-methyltransferase has product MTPRNLRHGYTTGSCAAAAVKGACQMLRDQGPVEEVQLTLPCGETARFRLQGGRIDEDSASCYVVKDAGDDPDVTHGAEIHAHVKIAFFTEHRLVIQGGTGIGRITKPGLAVPVGEWAINPVPRKMILEVIKEVFALRCVPATLTITVSIPNGEELAKKTLNERLGIVGGLSILGTTGIVKPISTKAWTDTLDAAVSVAVACGARQAILSTGRTSEMAAQRHLEQTLKPMAESFIMMGDHFGYAVRSCAQKGMEGVVVAGQFAKLVKIGCGHEQTHVSASTMDLSTVAGWLAETAGLEHLAEVAARANTARHLLEESGNDQKLVALVCEKAAAQVKRLAPELSATVLMVGYHGEALFYG; this is encoded by the coding sequence ATGACCCCCAGAAACCTTCGACACGGGTACACCACCGGTAGCTGCGCTGCGGCTGCGGTAAAGGGCGCGTGTCAGATGTTGCGGGACCAGGGTCCCGTCGAAGAGGTACAGCTGACGCTTCCCTGCGGCGAAACGGCCCGTTTCCGCCTGCAGGGGGGGCGCATAGACGAAGACAGCGCCTCCTGCTACGTGGTGAAGGACGCCGGGGACGACCCGGACGTCACCCACGGCGCGGAGATTCACGCGCACGTGAAGATAGCATTTTTCACCGAGCACCGCCTGGTCATCCAGGGGGGGACCGGCATCGGGCGGATCACGAAGCCCGGGCTCGCGGTCCCCGTCGGTGAGTGGGCGATCAACCCGGTACCGCGCAAGATGATCCTGGAGGTCATCAAGGAAGTGTTTGCACTCCGCTGCGTCCCGGCGACCCTTACCATCACCGTCAGCATCCCCAATGGCGAGGAGCTGGCGAAGAAAACGCTGAACGAGCGACTCGGCATCGTCGGGGGGCTCTCCATCCTCGGCACCACCGGAATCGTGAAGCCGATCTCCACCAAGGCCTGGACCGACACGCTCGACGCCGCCGTTAGCGTCGCCGTTGCCTGCGGCGCGCGACAGGCCATCCTCTCCACCGGCAGGACCTCTGAAATGGCGGCCCAGCGCCACCTGGAGCAGACCCTTAAGCCGATGGCCGAATCCTTCATCATGATGGGGGACCACTTCGGCTACGCAGTCCGGAGTTGCGCGCAGAAAGGGATGGAGGGAGTCGTCGTCGCAGGACAGTTCGCCAAGCTGGTGAAGATCGGCTGCGGGCACGAACAGACCCACGTCTCCGCCTCCACCATGGACCTTTCCACCGTCGCGGGGTGGCTTGCGGAAACAGCCGGGCTGGAGCACCTGGCAGAGGTTGCTGCCCGCGCCAACACCGCCCGGCACCTCCTGGAGGAGTCGGGGAATGACCAGAAGCTGGTGGCGCTCGTCTGCGAGAAGGCGGCGGCCCAGGTGAAGCGGCTCGCCCCCGAGCTCTCCGCCACCGTCCTCATGGTCGGCTACCATGGCGAGGCGCTCTTTTACGGATAA
- the cobM gene encoding precorrin-4 C(11)-methyltransferase translates to MTTHKVHFVGAGPGDPELITVKGARLLKEADVVVYAGSLVDLELVKTYAPDARIYDSAGMNLDETTRALAEAVFAGEKAVRLHTGDPSIYGAIQEQMAELEMLGIEYEVVPGVTSAFAGAAALKQELTLPEVSQTVIITRLAGRTPVPEREKLREIARIGATLVIYLSVSMIERVVEELLEGAYTEETPVAVLAKVSWPDEQIVEGTLGDIAAKVQEAGIYKQALIMVGDVLSARTDGLRAKSLLYDKEFSHGCREGIVA, encoded by the coding sequence ATGACCACACACAAAGTTCATTTCGTCGGCGCCGGGCCGGGCGATCCCGAGCTCATCACCGTGAAGGGGGCGCGTCTCCTCAAGGAGGCGGACGTGGTCGTGTACGCCGGGAGCCTCGTGGATCTCGAGCTGGTGAAGACCTACGCCCCCGATGCCCGGATCTACGACTCCGCAGGTATGAACCTGGACGAGACGACGCGGGCGCTTGCCGAGGCGGTCTTTGCAGGCGAAAAGGCGGTGCGGCTCCATACCGGCGACCCCTCCATCTATGGCGCGATCCAGGAGCAGATGGCGGAGCTGGAGATGCTGGGGATCGAATACGAGGTGGTCCCCGGCGTCACGAGCGCATTTGCCGGCGCCGCCGCGCTGAAGCAGGAGCTTACCCTTCCCGAGGTTTCGCAGACGGTTATCATCACCCGCCTGGCAGGACGCACACCGGTGCCGGAGCGCGAGAAGCTGCGGGAAATCGCAAGGATCGGCGCGACCCTCGTCATCTACCTTTCCGTCTCCATGATAGAGCGCGTGGTCGAGGAACTCCTCGAGGGGGCGTACACCGAGGAAACACCGGTGGCGGTCCTTGCGAAGGTTTCGTGGCCGGACGAGCAGATCGTGGAAGGGACGCTCGGGGATATAGCCGCGAAGGTGCAGGAGGCAGGCATTTACAAGCAGGCGCTCATCATGGTCGGCGACGTCCTTTCCGCCCGCACCGATGGACTCCGCGCAAAGTCGCTCCTGTACGACAAGGAATTCAGCCACGGGTGCCGGGAAGGGATTGTAGCCTAA
- the cobI gene encoding precorrin-2 C(20)-methyltransferase, giving the protein MAQIFAVGVGPGDPELVTRKAERVIREADVICAPTGAAEASSYALSIVEEFIDRERQEVLVQVFPMKKNQEGLDPFWEEAADQVAARVRQGKKVAFITIGDPFLYSTYLYIHRIILAKYPEMQIDVVPGISSINAASTAAGFPLAMAAERIAVLPATYEDEELKRTLQQFDTVVLMKVNRVFDRVYAVLKELGREKCGVFVRRVGSSDEEIIFDLESLVGKKLDYLSMLIVKKQEGGRLATPAA; this is encoded by the coding sequence GTGGCGCAGATTTTCGCAGTCGGGGTGGGACCGGGCGATCCGGAGCTGGTGACGAGAAAGGCTGAGCGGGTGATTCGGGAGGCAGACGTCATCTGCGCCCCCACGGGAGCGGCAGAAGCGAGCAGCTACGCCCTTTCCATCGTGGAGGAATTCATCGACCGGGAGCGCCAGGAAGTACTGGTGCAGGTCTTTCCGATGAAGAAGAACCAGGAAGGTCTCGACCCCTTCTGGGAGGAAGCCGCCGACCAGGTCGCCGCACGGGTGCGACAGGGGAAGAAAGTTGCCTTTATCACCATAGGGGATCCATTCCTTTACTCCACCTACCTCTATATCCACCGCATCATCCTCGCGAAGTATCCCGAGATGCAGATAGACGTGGTGCCGGGAATTTCCAGTATCAACGCCGCCTCCACGGCCGCCGGATTCCCCCTTGCCATGGCGGCGGAACGGATCGCCGTCCTCCCCGCCACCTATGAGGACGAGGAGCTGAAGAGGACCCTGCAGCAGTTCGACACGGTGGTTCTCATGAAGGTGAACCGGGTCTTTGACCGGGTGTACGCCGTGCTGAAGGAGCTGGGGCGCGAGAAGTGCGGAGTCTTCGTACGCCGCGTCGGCTCAAGCGATGAGGAGATCATCTTCGATCTGGAGAGCCTGGTAGGGAAAAAGCTCGATTACCTTTCCATGTTGATCGTAAAGAAGCAGGAGGGGGGCCGCCTGGCGACGCCGGCGGCGTGA
- the cbiB gene encoding adenosylcobinamide-phosphate synthase CbiB encodes MNNPLPLDATLLLCAVIIDLLLGDPRSLPHPVAGIGRFISGFERFLRQRVANQKTGGIILLVATVTLTYLAADCIIKGAYAVSRYLGYVVEIYLAWTCLAARSLHQESAKVTRAIESGDLGAARHWLSYIVGRETAQLDEGEVLRATVETVAENTGDGVIAPLFYLMLGGAPLALAYKAVNTLDSMVGYKNERYLHFGWASARFDDLANYIPARLTGFLMVASAHLCSLDGSGAKEILLRDCHSHSSPNSGFPEAAAAGALRVQLGGTNTYFGKVMEKPTIGEALVPLTPAAYHGAVKLMYCSEGVMVGSYLIFKVMLGF; translated from the coding sequence GTGAATAATCCTCTTCCACTTGACGCTACATTGCTTCTCTGTGCTGTAATCATCGATCTCCTGCTGGGGGACCCGCGCTCTCTGCCGCACCCGGTCGCCGGCATCGGCCGCTTCATCTCCGGCTTCGAGCGCTTCCTGCGACAGCGGGTGGCGAATCAGAAGACCGGCGGGATCATCCTGCTGGTGGCCACGGTTACTCTCACCTACCTCGCCGCCGACTGCATCATAAAAGGGGCCTATGCCGTATCCCGCTACCTCGGCTATGTCGTGGAGATATACCTCGCCTGGACCTGTCTCGCGGCGCGCTCGCTGCACCAGGAATCGGCGAAGGTAACGCGGGCAATCGAGAGCGGAGACCTGGGGGCGGCGCGGCACTGGCTTTCCTACATCGTCGGGCGCGAGACGGCGCAGCTCGATGAGGGGGAGGTGCTGCGAGCCACCGTTGAGACTGTGGCGGAAAATACCGGCGACGGCGTTATCGCGCCCCTCTTCTACCTCATGCTCGGCGGAGCTCCACTCGCCCTCGCCTACAAGGCCGTCAACACCCTCGACTCCATGGTCGGGTACAAAAATGAGCGTTATCTCCACTTCGGTTGGGCCTCCGCACGCTTCGACGACCTGGCGAACTACATTCCGGCGCGGCTCACCGGTTTCCTCATGGTTGCCTCGGCACACCTTTGCAGCCTCGACGGCAGCGGTGCGAAGGAGATCCTCCTGAGGGACTGCCACAGCCATTCCTCGCCCAACAGTGGCTTCCCGGAGGCCGCGGCGGCCGGCGCCCTGCGGGTGCAGCTCGGAGGGACAAACACCTATTTTGGGAAGGTTATGGAGAAGCCGACGATAGGGGAGGCTCTCGTCCCCCTCACCCCTGCTGCCTACCACGGGGCGGTAAAGCTCATGTACTGCAGCGAGGGGGTCATGGTGGGAAGCTACCTTATCTTCAAGGTCATGCTCGGATTCTGA
- a CDS encoding cobalt-precorrin 5A hydrolase, which produces MIAIIAITANGARLGSLLRNGLPESALFVIDKHACPGATPFCERVPALVERLWHQYAGLVFIMATGIVVRSVAPLLKSKECDPAVVVLDDAGRFAVSLLSGHLGGANALAERCAALAGSIPVVTTATDANGLPSFDMLAKEKGWVIDDLSKVKVLNALLLEGKEIAVAGREEEIRSYFGGKGALSFHATVEDACASGASGCLWVTNQTPPPELPTERLLILRPMDLTLGIGCNRGTSAAEIGAVVHQKLSELSLSMKSVGCIATASAKGDEPGLLAFASAAAIPLETFEPHELNAVAVPSPPSEHALVAIGAQGVAEPAAILAAGGGRLLLNKVKSGNVTLAIAVK; this is translated from the coding sequence ATGATCGCCATAATTGCCATAACCGCCAACGGTGCACGCCTCGGCTCCCTCCTGCGCAACGGGCTCCCCGAAAGCGCCCTTTTTGTGATAGACAAGCATGCCTGCCCGGGGGCAACTCCTTTTTGTGAAAGGGTACCGGCACTCGTCGAGCGGCTCTGGCATCAGTACGCAGGGCTCGTTTTCATCATGGCTACCGGCATCGTCGTGCGCTCAGTGGCGCCCCTTCTGAAGTCGAAGGAGTGCGACCCGGCGGTGGTGGTGCTGGACGATGCCGGGCGCTTCGCGGTATCGCTCCTCTCGGGGCACCTCGGCGGCGCCAATGCCCTGGCTGAAAGGTGCGCGGCGCTTGCCGGGAGCATCCCGGTCGTCACTACCGCCACCGACGCCAACGGCCTCCCTTCCTTCGACATGCTGGCAAAGGAGAAGGGGTGGGTTATCGATGACCTCTCCAAGGTAAAGGTCCTGAATGCCCTTCTCCTCGAGGGGAAGGAGATCGCAGTCGCCGGCCGGGAGGAAGAGATCCGGAGCTATTTTGGCGGGAAAGGCGCACTGAGCTTCCACGCCACCGTTGAAGACGCCTGCGCCAGCGGCGCCAGCGGGTGCCTGTGGGTGACGAACCAGACGCCTCCTCCGGAGCTCCCCACCGAGCGGCTGCTGATCCTGCGCCCGATGGATCTCACCCTCGGAATCGGCTGCAACAGGGGCACCTCCGCCGCCGAAATTGGAGCAGTGGTTCACCAGAAGCTCTCCGAGCTTTCTCTCTCCATGAAAAGCGTCGGGTGCATCGCCACCGCGAGTGCCAAGGGAGACGAGCCGGGGCTCCTCGCTTTCGCCTCGGCGGCAGCGATTCCGCTCGAGACCTTCGAGCCCCATGAACTCAATGCGGTAGCGGTCCCCTCCCCTCCCTCCGAGCATGCCTTGGTGGCAATAGGCGCGCAGGGTGTCGCCGAACCGGCCGCGATACTGGCGGCAGGGGGAGGGAGGCTCCTCCTCAACAAGGTAAAGAGCGGGAACGTGACCCTCGCCATCGCGGTGAAGTAG
- a CDS encoding precorrin-8X methylmutase encodes MSVHLPPEEIEAESFRIIEAEAGAHRWNASEWPIVRRAIHTSADFDYARSMCISANAIDSAIAALKDGKGIVSDTTMILAGLSKARLAPFGSSTSCFVADPEVARAAKEQGITRSIMAMRKGAADPANGIFLIGNAPTALFELIRLVREEGVRPSLVVGLPVGFVGAAESKEALLELSRDFPELPFITNRGRKGGSNVAAAVMNALLILAHGR; translated from the coding sequence ATGTCGGTGCACCTCCCCCCGGAGGAGATCGAGGCGGAATCCTTCCGGATCATCGAGGCTGAAGCAGGGGCGCACCGGTGGAACGCGAGTGAGTGGCCGATCGTGCGCCGCGCCATTCACACCAGCGCGGACTTCGACTACGCCCGGAGCATGTGTATCTCCGCAAACGCCATCGACAGCGCCATCGCCGCCCTGAAGGACGGAAAGGGGATAGTGAGCGACACCACCATGATCCTCGCCGGCCTCAGCAAGGCGCGGCTGGCACCCTTTGGCAGCAGCACTTCATGCTTTGTGGCCGATCCCGAGGTGGCACGCGCGGCGAAGGAGCAGGGGATCACCCGCTCCATCATGGCCATGCGCAAGGGAGCCGCCGACCCGGCAAACGGGATCTTCCTCATCGGAAACGCCCCGACAGCCCTTTTCGAGCTGATCCGCCTGGTGCGGGAGGAAGGGGTGAGGCCATCCCTCGTGGTCGGGCTTCCGGTCGGTTTCGTGGGGGCGGCGGAGAGCAAGGAAGCGCTCCTGGAGCTCTCCCGCGACTTCCCCGAGCTCCCCTTCATCACCAACCGGGGGCGAAAAGGGGGTTCCAATGTCGCCGCGGCGGTCATGAACGCCCTTTTGATCCTCGCTCACGGGCGATAG
- a CDS encoding cobyric acid synthase: MSKLHVVGIGPGGLNHMTLEARQAIEHSQVIVGYQTYLHFIAPLLAGKEVVSSGMMREVERCLESLRIAASGRDVALVSSGDAGIYGMAGLALELAEDAAAFDNVEVVVVPGVSAVQAAASVLGAPLMHDFAVISLSDLLTPMDTIRKRLRAAADADFVVALYNPRSKGRTTQIEEAAGILRSARGGDVPVGIVRNACRAGEEKVVTTLDEMLGHPIDMFSIVIIGNSATRISQDGRMITPRGYDVESSTVRREPRARAAAIPPQAVMFCGTGSDVGKSVLAAGFCRILKRRGISVAPFKSQNMALNSAVTPEGGEIGRAQAVQAEACRIAPHTDMNPVLLKPNSETGSQVIVQGRVVANMGVKEYNSYKPQAFEKVRESYQRLKSRFAFIVMEGAGSIAEINLRRHDIANLKIAEMADAPAILIADIDRGGVFAQIVGTVELLEPKERARVKGVIINKFRGDASLLTSGIEEVERRTGLPILGVLPWFTGFSLPEEDSVALQKKNTSSKGSADKLRIGVLRLSRISNYTDFDALEREPDVELCYLDNPKLLDTLDLLILPGTKSTIADLFFLTERGFFDPIKRFKGAIAGICGGYQMLGRRVFDPHGVECGIREAAGLGLLDAETTMLEEKETHQVVARPTSAALAVSPAGGAELSGYEIHMGHTVLGPEAEPFAAITARSGAAVEVLDGAVSADGRVFGTYVHGIFDNDDFRTAFLNQLRRKRGLSEQRQAVPVVEPFDLLADHMEKHLDMERIFAICGLPFEGSA; this comes from the coding sequence ATGTCAAAACTGCACGTTGTAGGGATCGGCCCCGGCGGCCTCAATCACATGACCCTCGAGGCGCGCCAGGCGATCGAGCACTCCCAGGTCATTGTCGGGTACCAGACCTACCTTCACTTCATCGCCCCCCTGCTCGCCGGGAAAGAAGTCGTCTCCTCCGGAATGATGCGGGAGGTCGAGCGTTGCCTCGAGTCGCTGCGGATCGCCGCCTCCGGGAGGGACGTTGCCCTCGTCTCCAGCGGTGACGCCGGCATCTACGGCATGGCGGGGCTCGCGCTCGAGCTCGCCGAAGACGCTGCAGCGTTCGACAATGTGGAAGTTGTGGTAGTCCCGGGAGTTTCCGCGGTGCAGGCGGCCGCTTCCGTCCTCGGCGCGCCCCTCATGCACGATTTTGCCGTTATCTCCCTTTCCGACCTCCTCACCCCCATGGATACGATCAGGAAGAGGCTGCGCGCCGCGGCGGACGCCGACTTCGTGGTTGCGCTCTACAATCCGCGCAGCAAGGGGAGAACCACCCAGATCGAGGAGGCCGCGGGAATTCTCCGGTCAGCCCGCGGAGGGGACGTCCCCGTCGGTATCGTCCGCAACGCCTGCCGCGCCGGTGAGGAGAAGGTCGTCACCACCCTCGACGAGATGCTTGGCCACCCCATCGACATGTTTTCCATCGTCATCATCGGCAACTCCGCCACCAGGATCTCCCAGGACGGCAGGATGATCACCCCGCGCGGCTACGACGTGGAGTCGAGCACGGTCCGCAGGGAGCCGCGCGCCCGCGCTGCCGCCATTCCGCCGCAGGCAGTGATGTTCTGCGGCACCGGCTCCGACGTGGGGAAGAGCGTTCTCGCCGCAGGATTCTGCCGGATCCTCAAGAGGCGCGGCATCTCCGTCGCTCCGTTCAAGTCGCAGAACATGGCGCTCAATTCCGCCGTCACCCCCGAGGGGGGAGAGATCGGCCGCGCCCAGGCGGTGCAGGCCGAGGCGTGCCGCATTGCGCCGCACACCGACATGAACCCCGTCCTTTTGAAGCCGAACTCGGAGACCGGCAGCCAGGTCATCGTGCAGGGGCGGGTCGTGGCGAACATGGGGGTGAAGGAGTACAACAGCTACAAGCCGCAGGCGTTCGAGAAAGTGCGGGAGAGCTACCAGCGACTGAAGTCGCGCTTTGCCTTCATCGTGATGGAGGGAGCCGGGAGCATCGCCGAGATCAACCTGCGCCGGCACGACATCGCCAACCTAAAGATCGCCGAGATGGCGGACGCTCCGGCCATCCTCATCGCCGACATCGACCGCGGCGGCGTCTTTGCGCAGATCGTTGGGACCGTAGAGCTCCTGGAGCCGAAGGAGCGGGCCCGGGTAAAAGGGGTAATCATCAACAAGTTCCGCGGCGACGCCAGCCTGCTGACGTCGGGGATAGAAGAGGTCGAGCGCCGCACGGGGCTCCCGATCCTCGGCGTCCTCCCCTGGTTTACCGGGTTTTCTCTTCCGGAGGAGGACAGCGTCGCACTGCAGAAGAAAAATACCTCCTCGAAGGGTTCCGCGGACAAGCTGCGCATCGGCGTGCTGCGCCTCTCCAGGATCTCCAACTACACCGATTTCGATGCACTGGAGCGGGAACCGGATGTCGAGCTTTGCTACCTGGACAACCCGAAGCTGCTGGACACCCTCGACCTTCTGATCCTGCCCGGAACGAAGTCGACCATCGCCGACCTCTTCTTCCTGACGGAGCGCGGCTTCTTCGACCCCATCAAGCGCTTCAAGGGTGCCATCGCAGGAATATGCGGCGGATACCAGATGCTCGGGAGACGGGTCTTCGATCCGCACGGTGTCGAGTGCGGCATTAGGGAGGCAGCGGGTCTTGGGCTTCTCGATGCAGAGACGACGATGCTGGAGGAGAAGGAGACGCACCAGGTGGTGGCACGCCCGACCTCCGCAGCGCTGGCAGTCTCTCCCGCAGGGGGAGCGGAGCTTTCGGGGTACGAGATCCACATGGGGCACACCGTGCTCGGCCCGGAGGCGGAGCCGTTTGCGGCGATCACCGCCCGTTCGGGAGCAGCGGTAGAGGTCCTCGACGGCGCCGTCTCAGCAGATGGACGCGTCTTTGGCACCTATGTGCACGGCATCTTCGACAACGACGATTTCCGCACCGCGTTTCTGAACCAGCTGCGGCGCAAGCGCGGGCTCTCCGAGCAGCGGCAGGCAGTTCCAGTCGTCGAGCCGTTCGACCTCCTGGCGGACCATATGGAGAAGCACCTCGACATGGAGCGGATCTTCGCGATCTGCGGGCTGCCGTTCGAAGGAAGCGCCTGA
- the cbiE gene encoding precorrin-6y C5,15-methyltransferase (decarboxylating) subunit CbiE codes for MEQQKIFLVGAGIEGWEGFGKQALDVINSAEVLIGHKRLLEIFPDFPGEKRSMDDLSAMLEYLKTTTRRTVVLGSGDPNFFGVARFLLRNLPKERIEIYPNVTSVQYAFARIKEPWDDAAFVSVHGRGISRALDRIIASEKVAILTDPVNTPAQIAKALIARGAEGYDAWLCEDLGLLSERFTKTTVRGLTEISASPLNILILIRSWEANLQHFPVMGIRDEEFSTAKKLITKEEVRAVTLGKLQIQDDLVLWDIGAGSGSVSIEAGNLMPNGRIFALEKNPQYLTFLKDNLAKFVARNVMVIEAYAPDGLEDLPDPDRVFIGGSGGMLEEIIEAVDKRLKPEGVIVLNAVTLDTLTKSVEFLEDHGYTVEVTCVNISKTRGLTEYKMFAAHNPVYVISAWKGEE; via the coding sequence ATGGAACAGCAGAAAATCTTCTTGGTCGGCGCCGGCATCGAAGGGTGGGAAGGCTTCGGCAAACAGGCGCTCGACGTCATCAACAGCGCCGAGGTCCTGATCGGGCACAAGCGCCTGCTGGAAATATTTCCCGATTTCCCCGGCGAAAAACGCTCCATGGACGACCTCTCGGCGATGCTGGAGTACCTGAAAACGACCACCAGGCGCACCGTTGTCCTCGGCTCAGGGGACCCGAACTTTTTCGGCGTCGCGCGTTTTCTGCTCAGAAACCTCCCGAAGGAACGGATCGAGATCTACCCGAACGTTACCAGCGTGCAGTACGCCTTCGCCCGCATCAAGGAGCCGTGGGACGACGCGGCATTCGTCTCCGTGCACGGCAGGGGGATCAGCCGGGCGCTGGACAGGATCATCGCCTCCGAAAAGGTGGCGATCCTCACCGACCCGGTGAACACGCCGGCGCAGATCGCGAAGGCCCTCATCGCCCGCGGCGCGGAAGGGTACGATGCATGGCTTTGCGAGGACCTGGGCCTTCTCTCCGAGCGCTTCACCAAGACGACGGTCCGGGGGCTCACCGAGATATCCGCATCGCCGCTCAATATCCTCATTCTCATCAGGAGCTGGGAGGCGAACCTGCAGCACTTCCCGGTCATGGGGATCCGTGACGAGGAGTTCTCCACCGCCAAAAAGCTCATCACCAAGGAAGAGGTCCGCGCGGTAACGCTCGGCAAGCTCCAGATCCAGGACGACCTGGTCCTGTGGGACATCGGCGCCGGAAGCGGCTCCGTCTCCATCGAGGCGGGAAACCTCATGCCCAACGGGCGCATCTTCGCGCTGGAGAAGAATCCGCAGTACCTCACCTTCCTGAAGGACAACCTCGCCAAGTTCGTTGCCCGCAACGTCATGGTGATCGAGGCGTACGCTCCGGACGGACTGGAGGACCTCCCCGACCCGGACCGTGTCTTTATCGGCGGATCGGGCGGGATGCTGGAAGAGATCATCGAGGCCGTCGACAAGCGGCTGAAGCCGGAAGGGGTCATCGTTCTCAACGCCGTTACCCTCGACACCCTCACCAAGTCCGTCGAGTTCCTTGAGGACCACGGCTATACCGTCGAGGTCACCTGCGTCAATATCTCCAAGACCCGCGGGCTCACAGAGTACAAGATGTTCGCGGCCCACAACCCGGTCTACGTCATCTCGGCCTGGAAAGGGGAAGAGTAG
- a CDS encoding PilZ-like domain-containing protein produces the protein MGSSNCRDYFRPGMRARVEIGPGGNGCFVEWADVVTVDDSLITLRLSRDMLPDGLSFEEGLPVLVRGGDEGNVKALGFSCEAMVVSTAQGGEVQVRLTEEVKPDELREFYRLNAEIPVTLFNLSAGGADIFACGTPSVQGVVSRIINISGGGIRTETMLEAADGDIVYATFHLPLPEPKAVPLVAQVVHTETIGADGNEKVFSTGLRYVHINERDRDSIVRYVCNEEIRRIRLTRKEFLSFPDK, from the coding sequence ATGGGATCGAGCAACTGCAGGGATTACTTCCGACCGGGGATGCGGGCAAGAGTGGAAATAGGTCCGGGAGGAAATGGCTGTTTTGTGGAGTGGGCCGACGTCGTCACGGTTGACGACAGCCTCATTACTCTGCGGCTGTCACGCGACATGCTCCCGGATGGGCTCTCCTTCGAAGAGGGGCTCCCGGTCCTTGTCAGGGGAGGGGATGAGGGGAATGTGAAGGCGCTCGGCTTCAGCTGCGAGGCAATGGTTGTCTCCACCGCCCAGGGAGGAGAGGTGCAGGTGAGATTGACCGAAGAGGTGAAGCCGGATGAACTGCGGGAGTTTTACCGCCTGAACGCGGAGATCCCGGTCACCCTGTTCAATCTCAGCGCCGGCGGCGCCGATATCTTCGCCTGCGGAACGCCATCGGTTCAGGGGGTTGTTTCCCGCATAATCAACATAAGCGGCGGCGGCATCAGGACGGAGACGATGCTGGAGGCCGCCGACGGTGACATCGTGTATGCCACCTTCCATCTGCCGCTGCCGGAACCGAAGGCTGTACCGCTGGTGGCGCAGGTCGTCCATACCGAAACAATCGGGGCGGACGGCAACGAAAAGGTCTTCAGCACGGGGCTGCGCTATGTCCACATAAATGAGCGGGACCGCGACAGCATCGTGCGATACGTCTGCAACGAGGAGATCAGGAGAATCCGCCTCACCCGGAAGGAGTTTCTCTCCTTTCCTGACAAATAG
- the cobD gene encoding threonine-phosphate decarboxylase CobD, whose protein sequence is MSAYAHGGNIFAIARSLGVIPEEVIDFSASINPLGPAPGVREAILSSFDRLLHYPDNSACDLTASLSAYHGVPCESIAIGNGSTELIHLIPRLVSGRRALVVAPAFSEYASALARNGWECDYFTLTSDSGFSLSIPELAQTLSRGYQLLFLCNPGNPTGTLLPKEAIEEVLRVCESTGTFAVIDEAFIDFCEEESAKGVMKDFPGGLLLRSMTKFFAIPGLRLGYAVGTAATISRLAALQPPWSVNTAAQLAGIASLADAPYQKATRELVTRERALLVSGLDQLGWLTVFPSAPNYLLACIENGLGAAELQTRLVRKGIIIRDCSNFEGLDSRFFRVAVRSRSENERLLQELGTVI, encoded by the coding sequence ATGTCAGCATACGCTCACGGCGGCAACATCTTCGCAATCGCCCGCTCCCTCGGAGTGATTCCGGAAGAGGTGATCGATTTCTCCGCCAGCATCAATCCTCTCGGACCGGCGCCGGGGGTGCGGGAGGCGATCCTTTCCTCCTTCGACAGGCTCCTGCACTACCCCGACAACTCCGCCTGCGACCTCACCGCCAGCCTCTCCGCCTACCACGGCGTCCCCTGCGAAAGCATCGCCATCGGCAACGGATCAACGGAGCTCATTCACCTGATCCCCAGGCTCGTCAGCGGCCGCCGCGCCCTCGTCGTCGCCCCTGCCTTTTCGGAATACGCCTCCGCCCTCGCCCGCAACGGCTGGGAATGCGACTACTTCACCCTGACGAGCGATTCGGGCTTCTCGCTGTCTATCCCGGAGCTCGCGCAGACCCTATCGCGCGGCTACCAACTCCTCTTTCTGTGCAACCCGGGGAACCCGACGGGGACGCTCTTGCCCAAAGAGGCGATCGAGGAGGTGCTGAGGGTGTGCGAATCGACCGGCACCTTTGCCGTCATCGATGAGGCATTTATCGACTTCTGCGAGGAGGAATCTGCGAAAGGGGTCATGAAGGATTTTCCCGGGGGCTTGCTGCTTCGCTCGATGACGAAATTCTTCGCCATCCCCGGCCTGAGGCTTGGGTACGCCGTCGGCACCGCCGCCACGATCTCGCGCCTGGCAGCGCTGCAGCCGCCGTGGAGCGTGAACACGGCAGCGCAGCTTGCCGGAATCGCTTCGCTTGCGGACGCTCCATACCAGAAGGCAACAAGGGAGCTTGTGACAAGGGAGAGGGCTCTACTTGTGAGTGGACTGGACCAGCTGGGGTGGCTGACGGTTTTCCCGTCGGCGCCGAACTATCTCCTGGCGTGCATCGAGAACGGACTGGGCGCTGCAGAGCTACAGACGAGACTCGTCCGCAAGGGGATCATCATCAGGGACTGCTCAAATTTTGAGGGGCTGGACAGCAGGTTTTTCAGGGTGGCGGTGCGAAGCCGCTCCGAAAACGAGCGGCTCTTGCAGGAACTTGGGACAGTGATCTGA